From one Maridesulfovibrio frigidus DSM 17176 genomic stretch:
- a CDS encoding BMP family lipoprotein — protein sequence MKSLITSIFTFLILSTTALTSFAAPVVVGFLTGSAGLGDLSFNDMAYGGIRKAQQEFGFKLIIIEPHETGVSTTKEVAELASKSDIIILLGGQHQKLAEEAATNFPDKKFIMIEVPIDNFPNVSSAVFNQYEGSFMAGALAGYVTKTNKIGFVGGADTTLLHQFEQGYKAGAEYAAPGIEIFSQYTSPVGDFSGFENPKKGFKIAMDQYSKGADIVFTVAGLTGNGVIEAARRTDKYAIGVDSDQDSLAKGNVLTSMIKRLDVAAYEELKKAMQGHFKAGPTYYGLKNNGVSLSEMKYTKDKIPTKTLEKIKIIKQMIISGELKLKNFSDN from the coding sequence ATGAAAAGTTTGATCACATCCATTTTTACGTTTTTGATATTAAGTACAACAGCTCTTACCTCTTTTGCAGCTCCTGTGGTCGTCGGTTTTCTGACCGGATCTGCCGGCCTCGGAGATTTATCATTTAATGACATGGCATACGGAGGAATCCGCAAAGCCCAGCAGGAATTTGGCTTCAAATTAATTATTATCGAGCCACACGAAACAGGTGTTTCCACAACAAAAGAAGTGGCTGAACTTGCGAGCAAATCTGATATTATAATATTACTCGGCGGGCAGCACCAGAAACTTGCAGAAGAAGCAGCAACTAATTTTCCCGATAAAAAATTTATAATGATTGAAGTTCCTATTGATAACTTTCCCAATGTTTCTTCTGCTGTGTTCAACCAATATGAAGGCTCCTTTATGGCTGGAGCTCTTGCCGGGTACGTAACTAAAACCAACAAAATAGGGTTTGTCGGAGGAGCCGACACAACTCTTCTTCACCAGTTTGAACAAGGGTACAAAGCTGGCGCAGAATATGCTGCCCCGGGAATTGAAATCTTTTCACAATACACAAGTCCAGTTGGTGATTTTTCAGGGTTTGAAAACCCAAAAAAAGGATTCAAAATCGCTATGGATCAATATAGTAAGGGAGCTGACATTGTTTTTACTGTAGCCGGGCTAACTGGAAACGGAGTGATTGAAGCCGCCCGCCGTACGGATAAATATGCAATCGGCGTGGATTCAGACCAAGACTCTCTCGCCAAAGGCAATGTGCTGACCAGCATGATTAAAAGACTGGATGTAGCGGCCTATGAAGAATTAAAAAAAGCAATGCAAGGGCACTTCAAAGCCGGACCTACATATTATGGACTGAAAAACAATGGTGTAAGTTTAAGTGAAATGAAATATACTAAAGACAAAATACCAACCAAGACTCTGGAAAAAATTAAAATAATAAAGCAAATGATAATCAGCGGAGAGCTGAAACTCAAAAATTTCTCCGACAACTAA
- a CDS encoding ATP-binding protein, with protein MYEHGHGIASLTARSCAEYLPRFSYFLIEDLALSVEKSSQVAFCEIYDQNGMPILQSGNIISPNHKAKKTAQYSDDIMVVAYPIISDNETLGRVEIGLDLDQVRQDIKSKTINLILIFIGCMLCTVIALDAFFRKIVITPLGILDNNTRKIANREFVTANVGSRMDEIGRLALNFNYMSKNLENLYKNLEVKVLERTHELEAANEKLVIAIARSEAMAVEAEKGVVAKSQFLAAMSHEIRTPMNAILGMADILADSGLDGEQQRFIEVLLESGEALLHLINEILDLSKIEAGQVSFENEDIDLDHLIGKAFKVTSLAGHSKGLELAYSIKRNVPTQIIGDPARLKQIFVNLIGNAIKFTERGFVVLEVSLSEGRSIELGNKVGLHFEIKDSGIGIEKDKLNSIFDRFTQEDSSTTRQYGGTGLGLSICKSLCDAMNGRIWMESTKGFGSSVHIDIPFAINAVVYNNDSVLKDQSILLINDQNYSREAFAIRLSAVARKVDKVHNFEVGKILICEAPQGVLPYDLIIIRDNLHGWEWEQTVSSLIELGVEEEKIILIANVEHNHINDSFKGHVLLKPLTIFDLEKVVRERNIVKNIESEPVLRNEVAQVSPKPLEVLLIEDNKANCLLIELFFKDLPYRLTTTSNGKEGLAERIKNTYDVILMDIEMPVMDGYEATTRIRKWEKDHQEKPTKIIALTAHALSEVKDKILSAGCDCFLTKPIAKETLFTTISNIL; from the coding sequence TTGTACGAACACGGTCATGGTATTGCGTCTCTTACCGCGCGCTCCTGCGCTGAATATTTGCCCCGCTTCAGTTATTTTTTAATTGAAGACCTTGCCCTGTCCGTGGAGAAATCTTCACAGGTCGCCTTTTGTGAAATATATGACCAGAACGGAATGCCTATTCTGCAATCCGGTAATATCATATCTCCAAACCACAAAGCCAAAAAAACAGCTCAGTACAGTGATGATATCATGGTAGTGGCCTACCCCATCATTAGCGACAATGAAACGCTAGGTAGGGTTGAAATTGGTCTGGACCTTGATCAGGTACGACAAGATATTAAATCCAAAACGATTAATCTCATACTTATTTTCATTGGTTGTATGCTTTGCACTGTTATCGCTTTGGATGCTTTTTTCCGAAAAATTGTGATCACTCCCCTAGGCATCCTTGATAACAATACTCGAAAGATTGCAAACCGAGAATTCGTCACGGCAAATGTTGGTAGCAGAATGGATGAAATTGGGCGGCTAGCCCTGAATTTCAATTATATGAGCAAAAATCTCGAAAACCTCTATAAAAACTTAGAGGTTAAAGTTCTTGAGCGAACCCATGAGTTAGAAGCTGCCAACGAAAAGCTTGTCATTGCTATTGCAAGGTCTGAAGCAATGGCTGTGGAAGCTGAAAAGGGCGTTGTTGCTAAATCCCAATTTCTTGCTGCAATGAGCCATGAGATAAGAACTCCCATGAACGCAATCCTCGGCATGGCAGACATTCTGGCCGATTCAGGGCTTGATGGTGAGCAACAAAGATTCATCGAAGTACTTCTGGAATCTGGAGAAGCACTCCTCCACCTAATCAATGAAATTCTTGATTTAAGTAAGATTGAAGCAGGGCAAGTCTCCTTTGAGAACGAGGATATTGACCTTGATCATTTGATAGGCAAGGCGTTTAAAGTCACCTCCCTTGCGGGACATAGCAAAGGGCTTGAGCTTGCCTACAGTATTAAGCGTAATGTCCCAACGCAAATCATCGGTGACCCGGCAAGATTGAAGCAAATTTTTGTAAATCTAATTGGTAATGCTATTAAATTCACAGAAAGAGGCTTCGTAGTGCTCGAAGTATCACTCAGCGAAGGGAGATCCATTGAGTTAGGCAACAAGGTGGGACTTCACTTTGAGATTAAAGACAGCGGGATAGGAATTGAGAAGGATAAACTTAATTCAATTTTTGATAGATTTACCCAAGAAGATTCTTCCACAACTCGCCAGTACGGCGGAACAGGACTTGGTCTTTCTATATGTAAATCACTTTGTGACGCGATGAATGGGCGCATATGGATGGAAAGCACTAAGGGATTCGGGTCTTCAGTACATATAGACATTCCTTTTGCTATAAATGCCGTAGTATATAACAATGACTCCGTCCTAAAAGATCAATCAATTCTGTTAATTAATGATCAAAATTATTCACGTGAAGCTTTTGCGATTAGGCTCAGTGCAGTAGCTAGAAAAGTAGATAAAGTTCATAATTTTGAGGTAGGTAAAATTCTGATATGTGAAGCCCCCCAAGGGGTTCTTCCTTACGACTTAATCATAATCAGGGATAATCTTCACGGTTGGGAATGGGAACAAACTGTATCCTCCCTGATAGAGCTTGGTGTTGAAGAAGAAAAGATAATTCTTATTGCAAATGTTGAACACAACCATATCAACGACTCATTTAAAGGACATGTTCTATTAAAACCTCTAACCATTTTTGATCTCGAAAAAGTGGTTAGAGAAAGAAACATTGTCAAAAATATAGAGAGTGAGCCTGTACTCAGAAACGAGGTTGCACAAGTTTCACCCAAGCCACTTGAGGTGCTGCTTATTGAAGACAATAAGGCGAACTGCCTTCTGATAGAACTGTTTTTTAAAGACCTTCCATACCGCCTTACCACCACAAGCAATGGGAAGGAAGGCTTGGCTGAAAGGATTAAGAATACATATGATGTGATTCTAATGGATATAGAAATGCCCGTCATGGATGGGTATGAAGCTACTACTAGAATTCGTAAGTGGGAAAAAGATCATCAAGAAAAGCCGACAAAAATCATTGCGCTCACAGCTCATGCACTGTCCGAAGTGAAAGATAAAATACTAAGCGCTGGCTGTGATTGTTTTCTTACAAAGCCTATTGCAAAAGAAACATTATTTACTACAATTTCCAATATCCTTTAA
- a CDS encoding NirD/YgiW/YdeI family stress tolerance protein, translating to MKKMSLIFMVLVALVAAAATAECRESVSGDVTTVAEARISSADTKAVLHGFFVKKINDNKYVFQDKTGEIIVDLNANGAGSLLADGKAEVALEGRVEQDLTFAGIEAQKISVLN from the coding sequence ATGAAAAAAATGAGCTTGATCTTTATGGTTTTAGTGGCCCTTGTAGCAGCTGCAGCGACAGCTGAATGTCGTGAAAGTGTATCTGGTGATGTTACAACTGTTGCAGAAGCTAGAATCTCCAGCGCTGACACAAAAGCTGTTCTTCACGGTTTTTTCGTTAAAAAGATTAATGATAATAAATATGTATTTCAGGATAAGACCGGCGAGATAATTGTAGACTTGAATGCTAACGGCGCAGGTTCCCTACTTGCGGATGGAAAAGCAGAGGTTGCACTTGAGGGTAGGGTCGAGCAGGATCTTACTTTTGCCGGAATCGAAGCCCAGAAAATATCCGTTCTTAACTAA
- a CDS encoding RluA family pseudouridine synthase, producing MNHKELLDIVYSDTKIVVVNKPSGLLSVPGLGPEGKDCVVTRVQAMFPDCRKFPTIHRLDMDTSGLIVMGFTARAVREIVDQFQKRQVKKRYVALLDGIIKEDEGVIEMAFRLDPYNRPYQVYDPIHGKLGVTEWRKIGIEDGKTRIEFTPLTGRTHQLRVHSAHPLGLNCPIVGDRLYGTGTAPGQLKLHAGYLSFVHPKTKEMLEFEIPPLF from the coding sequence ATGAATCACAAAGAACTGCTCGATATAGTATATTCGGACACAAAAATTGTAGTAGTAAATAAACCCAGCGGGCTACTATCCGTTCCCGGGCTTGGCCCTGAAGGGAAAGACTGTGTAGTTACACGCGTTCAGGCTATGTTTCCTGATTGCCGCAAGTTCCCAACCATACATAGATTAGACATGGACACTTCGGGCCTGATCGTAATGGGCTTTACTGCCCGTGCGGTAAGGGAAATCGTGGACCAGTTTCAAAAGCGACAAGTAAAAAAGAGATACGTAGCCCTTTTAGATGGCATCATAAAAGAAGATGAAGGCGTTATAGAGATGGCTTTCAGACTAGATCCGTACAACCGTCCATACCAAGTATATGATCCGATTCACGGTAAATTAGGCGTGACAGAGTGGCGTAAAATTGGAATAGAAGATGGAAAGACCAGAATAGAATTCACTCCCCTCACAGGGCGTACACATCAGCTTAGAGTGCACTCGGCTCATCCTCTTGGATTAAATTGTCCCATCGTAGGAGACAGATTGTACGGGACAGGCACAGCCCCCGGACAGCTAAAACTACACGCTGGATATTTATCTTTCGTGCATCCTAAGACGAAAGAAATGCTCGAATTTGAGATTCCGCCGTTGTTTTAG
- a CDS encoding FAD-dependent oxidoreductase: MATKKVCISGVEDGLRLESRILEEIIQKNVREGARKLEIDALGQHGIGGRLWISKDEPIEIDVIGSPGQRLGSKGFPGTTINVHGSVSDDVGWLNAGAEIIVHGDGTNGACNAMAQGKVVISGNLGARGMTMTKTNPRFDPPELWVLGTVGDYFAEFMAGGTAVVCGYKGQTAENVLGYRPCVGMVGGRIFVRGPHDGFSQADAILEPITDADWTWLTENLKINLAKINKSYLYEKLIDRSDWELIRAKTPFEKTGKVRRSMTEFRAKVWDAELGKGGLIGDLTDLDRSPIGLVPNGLLRRYVPVWENSKYEAPCQSSCPSGIPVQERWQLVRDGLVDEAVDLALAYTPFPATVCGYLCPNLCMDGCTRGLKKMLPVDITKLGREGVNSKAPKLPALSGKKVAVIGGGPAGISIAWQIRMKGHEAVVYDMAKTLGGKIASAIPSSRIPKEVLDAELKRAAEVIPHVHLHKKMDSDDFAELKQANDAVVLAIGAQKPRMIPIPGHEMITPALTFLQQSVAGKAKVGKNVVIIGAGNVGCDVATECGRLGADSITLIDIQEPASFGKERKEAEEVGAKFKWPCFTQEVTKEGVLLKSGELIEADTVILSIGDTPDVEFLPEGIAIDRGHVVVNENYQTTDPKVYAIGDTVRPGLLTHAIGHGRKAAEVIDDIFTGRRPESHPKEVIDYSRMTLEYFDPRLTEFSDMNQCATECSSCGSCRDCGLCETVCPQMAITRNSLEGKKFEMYCNADKCIGCGFCANVCPCGIWNLVDNTPLG; the protein is encoded by the coding sequence ATGGCTACAAAAAAAGTATGCATAAGCGGTGTAGAAGACGGTTTACGTCTTGAATCACGCATTCTTGAAGAAATTATTCAAAAGAATGTTCGTGAAGGTGCCCGCAAGCTTGAAATAGATGCCCTTGGTCAACATGGAATTGGCGGACGGTTGTGGATTTCCAAGGACGAGCCAATTGAAATAGATGTTATCGGTTCACCCGGTCAGCGTTTAGGTTCAAAAGGTTTTCCCGGAACAACAATCAATGTTCACGGTTCAGTTTCTGATGACGTAGGCTGGCTCAATGCCGGAGCAGAAATCATCGTTCACGGTGATGGAACCAACGGCGCATGTAATGCTATGGCACAGGGTAAGGTCGTTATCAGCGGCAACCTTGGTGCTCGTGGTATGACCATGACTAAGACTAACCCAAGATTTGATCCTCCTGAGTTGTGGGTGCTTGGGACAGTCGGCGACTATTTTGCTGAGTTTATGGCTGGCGGAACCGCAGTTGTCTGTGGTTACAAAGGTCAGACAGCTGAAAATGTTCTGGGATACAGACCATGTGTCGGTATGGTTGGCGGACGTATATTTGTTCGCGGGCCACACGACGGTTTTTCTCAGGCAGACGCCATCTTAGAACCAATTACCGATGCTGATTGGACATGGCTCACTGAAAATTTAAAAATTAATCTTGCCAAAATCAACAAGTCATACCTGTATGAAAAGTTGATTGATAGATCTGACTGGGAACTCATTAGAGCGAAAACTCCTTTTGAGAAAACCGGTAAAGTTCGTCGTTCCATGACTGAGTTCCGTGCGAAAGTATGGGATGCAGAACTAGGTAAGGGCGGTTTGATCGGTGATTTAACCGATCTTGATAGATCTCCAATCGGACTAGTGCCGAATGGTCTTTTAAGAAGATATGTTCCCGTTTGGGAAAACAGCAAATATGAAGCTCCATGCCAGTCCAGTTGTCCTAGCGGAATTCCTGTTCAGGAACGCTGGCAGCTTGTTCGAGACGGTCTGGTAGACGAAGCTGTTGACCTTGCGCTTGCATATACTCCTTTCCCTGCAACTGTTTGTGGATATTTATGTCCGAACCTCTGTATGGATGGATGTACTCGCGGGCTTAAGAAGATGCTTCCTGTGGACATCACAAAGCTTGGACGCGAAGGTGTTAATAGTAAGGCTCCTAAATTGCCGGCTCTGTCGGGCAAAAAGGTTGCTGTTATCGGTGGTGGACCAGCTGGTATTTCCATCGCATGGCAGATTCGCATGAAGGGACATGAAGCCGTCGTTTACGATATGGCCAAAACCCTTGGCGGAAAGATCGCTTCAGCTATTCCTTCAAGCCGTATTCCTAAAGAAGTTCTTGATGCTGAGTTGAAACGTGCTGCGGAAGTTATTCCTCACGTTCATTTACATAAGAAAATGGACAGCGATGATTTCGCTGAACTCAAGCAGGCAAATGACGCGGTCGTTCTTGCTATCGGAGCTCAGAAACCTCGCATGATTCCTATTCCCGGCCATGAAATGATTACTCCGGCTCTGACTTTCCTTCAGCAATCTGTTGCTGGTAAAGCTAAGGTCGGTAAAAACGTAGTAATTATCGGGGCCGGTAATGTTGGTTGTGATGTTGCTACTGAATGTGGACGCCTTGGTGCGGATTCAATCACTCTGATTGATATTCAGGAACCAGCATCCTTCGGTAAGGAAAGAAAAGAAGCAGAAGAAGTGGGCGCGAAGTTCAAATGGCCTTGTTTCACTCAGGAAGTTACCAAAGAGGGCGTGCTTCTTAAATCCGGTGAGCTTATCGAAGCTGATACTGTGATTCTCTCCATCGGTGATACTCCTGATGTTGAGTTCCTTCCGGAAGGCATTGCTATTGATCGAGGGCATGTGGTTGTTAATGAAAATTACCAGACCACAGATCCTAAAGTATACGCCATCGGTGACACTGTTCGTCCTGGTCTTTTGACTCATGCTATCGGCCATGGTCGCAAAGCTGCGGAAGTAATTGATGACATCTTCACTGGCAGACGTCCTGAATCTCATCCTAAAGAAGTAATAGACTACAGCAGAATGACTCTTGAGTACTTTGATCCTCGTCTGACTGAATTTTCAGACATGAATCAGTGTGCAACTGAATGTTCTTCCTGTGGATCATGTAGAGACTGTGGACTTTGCGAAACTGTCTGTCCTCAAATGGCTATTACGCGTAATAGCCTCGAAGGTAAGAAGTTCGAAATGTACTGCAACGCTGATAAGTGTATCGGTTGTGGTTTCTGCGCAAATGTTTGCCCATGTGGTATCTGGAATTTGGTGGATAATACTCCACTCGGTTAG
- a CDS encoding glutamate synthase-related protein, protein MLSDRPITPSTLGVKDLPWQIEWDKDLCTQCGRCTSVCPVSAIELGVFRKRTIVTPAGLRKKPSNEHSIFYGIRQKTDPAYGCIGCSMCNMVCPNNAIQPNRDEGSTTLKYHNDRGGQPRTRGGRRNSEESLLDQIKFMRISMLTDPALDAGRHEFSLNTLLGRVLSPEQSLKCMAENGWKPPVREIYPLVIGGMSFGALSPNMWEGLQMGVAYLNEELGMPVRISTGEGGCPPRLLRSKFLKYVILQIASGYFGWDEIIHAIPEMQVDPCAIEIKYGQGAKPGDGGLLMWHKVNKLIAAIRGVPTGISLPSPPTHQTQYSIEESVAKMIQSMSMAWGFRVPVYPKISASSTSLAVLNNLTRNPYAAGLAIDGEDGGTGAAYNVSMNHMGHPIASNLRDCYNALVVTGQQNELPLMAGGGIGKSGNLAANAAALIMLGASAVQVGKYVMQAGAGCLGSEKDRCNVCNIGICPKGITSQDPRLYRRLDPEKVAERVVDFYLSFDTEIKKIIAPLGRSSSLPIGMSDALGISDRDAAERLGIKYVV, encoded by the coding sequence ATGCTCTCAGACAGACCAATTACCCCGTCAACTTTAGGCGTTAAGGATTTACCTTGGCAAATCGAGTGGGACAAAGATCTTTGCACACAGTGCGGTCGTTGCACCTCAGTCTGCCCGGTAAGTGCTATTGAATTAGGCGTTTTTCGTAAACGTACTATTGTAACTCCTGCTGGTCTTAGAAAGAAGCCTAGCAATGAGCACTCCATTTTTTATGGAATCAGACAGAAGACCGATCCCGCTTATGGTTGTATCGGCTGCTCCATGTGCAACATGGTCTGTCCAAACAACGCAATTCAGCCGAACCGTGATGAAGGTTCCACCACCCTGAAGTATCATAATGATCGTGGTGGTCAGCCTAGAACACGCGGCGGACGCAGAAATTCTGAAGAAAGCTTGCTTGATCAGATTAAATTCATGCGTATATCCATGCTTACTGACCCCGCACTTGATGCAGGTAGGCATGAATTCAGCCTAAACACTTTGCTCGGACGCGTTCTGTCTCCTGAGCAAAGCTTGAAATGTATGGCTGAAAACGGCTGGAAGCCTCCAGTTAGAGAAATATATCCGCTTGTCATCGGTGGTATGTCCTTCGGCGCGCTTTCCCCTAATATGTGGGAGGGGTTGCAGATGGGGGTTGCCTACTTGAATGAAGAGCTTGGAATGCCGGTTCGCATCAGCACAGGTGAGGGCGGTTGTCCTCCGCGTCTGCTTCGTTCCAAATTCCTGAAATATGTTATTTTACAGATCGCGAGCGGCTATTTCGGATGGGATGAAATTATTCATGCTATTCCTGAAATGCAGGTCGATCCTTGTGCGATTGAAATTAAATACGGACAGGGCGCAAAACCCGGTGATGGCGGACTGCTCATGTGGCACAAAGTGAACAAGCTGATTGCAGCTATTCGCGGCGTACCTACTGGTATCAGCTTGCCTAGTCCTCCTACTCATCAGACACAGTATTCCATTGAGGAGTCTGTAGCTAAGATGATTCAGTCCATGAGTATGGCCTGGGGATTCAGGGTTCCTGTATATCCGAAGATCTCAGCATCTTCCACTTCCCTTGCTGTTCTTAACAACCTGACTCGTAATCCTTACGCAGCAGGACTCGCCATTGATGGTGAAGACGGCGGAACTGGTGCTGCGTATAACGTATCCATGAATCACATGGGACACCCAATCGCAAGTAACTTGCGTGACTGCTACAACGCTTTGGTTGTTACTGGTCAGCAGAATGAACTGCCTCTCATGGCAGGTGGTGGTATCGGTAAGTCCGGTAACCTCGCAGCTAACGCAGCTGCTTTGATTATGCTTGGCGCTAGTGCTGTTCAGGTTGGTAAGTATGTCATGCAGGCTGGCGCAGGCTGTCTCGGTTCCGAGAAAGATCGCTGTAATGTCTGTAACATTGGTATCTGTCCGAAGGGTATTACTTCTCAGGACCCACGACTTTATCGTCGCCTTGATCCTGAAAAGGTCGCAGAGCGCGTAGTTGACTTTTATCTGAGTTTCGACACGGAAATCAAAAAGATTATTGCTCCGCTTGGACGTTCGTCTTCATTGCCTATCGGCATGTCGGACGCACTTGGAATCAGTGATCGTGATGCTGCCGAAAGACTTGGCATTAAGTACGTGGTTTAA
- a CDS encoding class II glutamine amidotransferase domain-containing protein, with protein sequence MCRLFALTSRDPISPMRAIDALNVMKEGHDGSGVGLYLNGLSGPFEELKDCPILSGIFTEAGLRRLDQYSMDKGFKSKFSILYAPDGPPPVGTPVRGTYAAIAYSVPKGWENLSEAEQGSRLVQMRLDLKKMGEESGDMMVFSFWPDTIVIKEVGDPLEIGEYLQLDRNKDIYARRILAQGRQNTNYAINLYACHPFFIEGVASMTNGENTAFIPIKEYLQSRNITGYSGYQSDSEVFTHIAHYTTKRLGLDIRAYKHIITPLSDSEIAEHPDREFLTELKRSCRKLIIDGPNCVIGCLPGGRMFMTQDRKKFRPGIVGGKDGIFGFSSEVCGLNAAIPDRDKSKDFQPMHLDTVIVGPDCKEIIQCSQTDQLPRQL encoded by the coding sequence ATGTGCCGTTTATTTGCGCTTACAAGCCGCGACCCAATTTCACCCATGCGTGCCATCGATGCTCTTAATGTAATGAAAGAGGGGCATGATGGTTCCGGTGTGGGACTATATTTAAATGGACTCAGCGGTCCATTTGAAGAATTGAAAGATTGTCCGATTTTGTCGGGAATTTTCACAGAAGCTGGGCTCCGTAGACTGGACCAGTACTCAATGGACAAGGGCTTTAAGTCCAAGTTCAGCATCCTTTATGCTCCAGACGGACCTCCTCCTGTCGGAACTCCTGTTCGTGGAACGTATGCAGCTATTGCTTACAGTGTTCCTAAAGGATGGGAAAACCTTTCTGAAGCAGAGCAGGGCTCGCGTTTGGTTCAAATGCGTCTTGATCTAAAAAAGATGGGTGAAGAGTCTGGCGACATGATGGTCTTTTCTTTCTGGCCTGACACAATCGTTATCAAAGAAGTCGGTGATCCTCTCGAAATTGGAGAATACCTTCAGCTTGATCGCAACAAGGATATCTACGCACGCAGAATTCTTGCTCAGGGAAGACAGAATACTAACTACGCGATTAACCTTTATGCGTGTCACCCATTCTTTATAGAAGGCGTTGCCTCTATGACAAATGGTGAAAACACTGCATTTATCCCCATTAAAGAATATCTTCAGTCAAGAAACATCACTGGGTACAGTGGGTATCAGTCTGATTCTGAAGTTTTCACACATATCGCTCATTATACGACTAAGCGACTCGGCCTTGATATCAGGGCATATAAACACATCATCACTCCACTGAGTGATAGCGAAATTGCTGAGCATCCGGACAGAGAGTTCTTAACTGAACTCAAACGTTCATGCCGCAAACTCATTATTGATGGTCCTAACTGTGTCATCGGCTGTCTGCCTGGCGGACGCATGTTTATGACTCAGGACCGCAAGAAATTCCGTCCTGGAATTGTCGGCGGAAAAGACGGCATCTTTGGTTTCTCATCTGAAGTCTGCGGCCTGAATGCTGCAATTCCAGACCGTGATAAATCCAAAGATTTTCAACCAATGCATCTTGATACCGTTATCGTCGGACCCGACTGCAAGGAGATTATCCAATGCTCTCAGACAGACCAATTACCCCGTCAACTTTAG